ACCCCGAGGTCGCCGAGGCGCTCGTCCGGCACGGCGTCACCGGCATCGCCTACGAGACCGTCCAGACCCCCGACCAGGCCCTCCCCCTCCTCGCTCCCATGAGCGAGGTGGCAGGACGGATGGCCACCCAGGTCGGCGCCCACTTCCTCGAGCGGGAGAACGGCGGCCGCGGCGTGTTGCTGGGCGGCGCCCCCGGGGTACGCCCCGCCCGCGTGGTGGTGGTCGGCGCCGGCAACGTCGGCTGGAACGCCGCCTGGATCGCGGCCGGCATGGAGGCGGAGGTCGTCCTGCTCGACAAGAACCTCGACCGCCTCCGCTGGGTCGACCAGATCCACCGCGGCCGCATCATGACCCTGGCCTCGAACCGGGGATCGGTGGAGCGCTCGGTGGAGCAGGCCGACCTGGTGATCGGCGCGGTGCTCGTCGCCGGCCGCCGGGCCCCGGTGGTGATCGGCGACGAGATGGTGCAGGGCATGAAGGAGCGCTCGGTCATCGTCGACGTGGCCATCGACCAGGGCGGCTGCGTGGAGGGCATCCACGAGACGACCCACGACGACCCGGTGTTCGTGCGCCACGGCGTGCTCCACTACGCCGTCGGCAACATCCCGGGCGCGGTGCCGCACACGTCGACCTACGCGCTCACCAACGCCACGCTCCCCTACCTCGCCGCGCTCGCCACCCTGGGCGTCGGCCCCGCCTGCGCGGCCGACCCGGCGCTGGCGCTGGGCGTCAACACGGCGGGAGGCGAGGTGACCCAGGAGGCGG
This is a stretch of genomic DNA from Acidimicrobiales bacterium. It encodes these proteins:
- the ald gene encoding alanine dehydrogenase, whose protein sequence is MTSTSTSPSTEPLVVGVPTEVKNNENRVAITPDGVRELVQAGVTVLVEAGAGESSSIADAELTRAGARIVADAATVWGEADLVCKVKEPQPEEFPLMRTGQVLFTYLHLAAYPEVAEALVRHGVTGIAYETVQTPDQALPLLAPMSEVAGRMATQVGAHFLERENGGRGVLLGGAPGVRPARVVVVGAGNVGWNAAWIAAGMEAEVVLLDKNLDRLRWVDQIHRGRIMTLASNRGSVERSVEQADLVIGAVLVAGRRAPVVIGDEMVQGMKERSVIVDVAIDQGGCVEGIHETTHDDPVFVRHGVLHYAVGNIPGAVPHTSTYALTNATLPYLAALATLGVGPACAADPALALGVNTAGGEVTQEAVAASLGKPHTPLGSVFALG